GCCACCCAGCCCTGAGATTAAGATTAATGTTCGGCTCAGGAAAGATCCAGGCTAGTCGCAAGGGGGGATGCCAGAGAGAACCCTGgtgcatcggcagagctgtggaTGGGGCCAGGCCTGGAACAGCAGAGCCCTGGAGACAGAGCCCAGGTTGGATTCTCCCACCGAGCTCTCCCTGGGTgagtctacactgctgctggcacTGAGCCTCCTGGCACCGGTGGACAGAGTCACACTAGCCCAAATCTATCTACCTGGGTTGGGAGGCtggcagtgtagaaatacccacGGACGTCAATTGCCAGAAtggtgcaaagcagccaggaCACCTCAGAGAACCTGAGACCCTATTTGGCAAGTGCTTTGAGCCGGATCGTGCAGGATAAAAGCTGCTAAAGAAATGTAAGTCGTTATTTCAGTGTCTACAGAGCAGGCTCAATGCACTTGGTGAATACCGCACAGGCTTGGGAAAGCCAGACAGTTTCTTGAGCAACTGCTGAGTGTTTGCAGTGATTCAGGGGTTGCGGGAAGCGGCTGTTGTGTTTTCTGAACAGTCATCTATCTTTGTGTGCGCtcacttttgttttcttcccactgGAGATTAACACATTTTACTTAAAGCAGTTGCTGCTATgagagtgaggaggagggagaatgaaACATACCTTGAGACCTGGGTGTTTTGCTCTGCTGGGTGTGACCCGAGAGCCTCTAATGGTCCTTTGTGAACTTATGAAAAGGGTTGGCCTAGACGGAGGAGCTGGATTAATGGGCTGTTAAAGGATATTAAGTTAACAGGGATGCACTGAATCTGGTGACGGAATGAGGTCAGCCTCTAGCTTGTTTTCCTGGGTGTGGAAATCTAAACAACAACACTGAGCTTCTAATGTGCCTCCCATACAGGGATCTCAAGGCACACGGGGGTATTCTCCACGTCCCTATGGGTCAGTCCACACTAGCGTTCTTACCTTGAGTTAACTGGCGGCCCGTTATTTCACCGTCAGTAATACATCTGTACAAGCTAGTTTGGAACACTCTCCAAACGTCTGTTCCAGGTGACAAGCATTTGCGGTTCAGCCAGGGCCGATCCCATCCCAAGCTCCAGCCAGTGGGTGACGGTGAAAAGGGTATAATCACAGCAGAAAGCAGAAAATCCGCACAAAGCCAGGTTAGGCATTCTGGGGAAGCAGCAAACTCCTGAACTCTAGTCCCAGGTGACTCATTGTGGGGCCTGGAGCAAGGCAGCGAACCTccttgtgtctcagttccctTCTCAGACGTGGAGGATAAtacttaggccacgtctacactactcGTGCTACCACAGTGCTTCACTTAAACCACTGGAGCGCCATGCCATAGTCGCTTCCTTCATCGATGGAGGGGTAGTTTCCCCTCAACGGAGGTAAATCCACCTCCCCGTGCGGCAGTGTCCAGGTGaccgaagaattcttccatcgacctagctgcgTCTACACCAGGGTTCAGGCTGGCTTAGGGGCAGCGCTCAGAggagtgaatttttcacacccctgagtgacgtagctaaGTCAATCGACATTTTGCATGTAAACCAGGCTTTAGCCACCTCTCGGAGCTCTTGTGGGGATTAGTCAGTGTCTATGCAGAGGTCTGAATGGTGCTTTGAAGATAAGAGCTCTGCCTTTTTATTGAGgcaaggggccaaattcagcgCCAGTGACGGTGGTGTGAAACCAGAGCACCACTGTCCAATTCTGCAGAGTTAATCCAGATTTATAACAGCGCCACtcagagcaggatcaagcccaagcTGGCCAACAGAGGGAGCAGTAAATGGaaatggccatttaaaaaaagagcaaatcAACAGGGAGAGAGACTCAATTTTTCAGCCCTAAACAAGGGTCCACTGAGGCAGGCCATAAGCATCTTTGTCCGGCCACGGGACTCTTTTCCCACCTGCTGCCTTGCTTTTGCTTTGCAGAATCTCCGCGTTCGCTGCACGGGGGGAACGGAATTTTTCACCCGCTCGGCCACGAAGTTCAAAGGTGCCTTGGCCCAGAAGTTCATGTTCCTGGATGGCGACCGGGCTATGTGCGGCTCCTACAGGTAATCCAGAGACAGCTCTGTCAGCTGTTCCCACGCCGGACGGGGTCAGCCTCAGCTGGGCCACAGAGGAACCGTACGGGTCGGCGTTTTATTTTTTAGGGGATGTGAATTTTGATCCTCGTGATAGTGCAGAGTCAGAGCAGTGGGGAGAACCAGGCAGAATGCAGTGGGTGTACCAGCTGCTACTGCACCCCGATCCTGACCTGCAAACCCCGACACCCCGTGAACCtgacctgccccccacccccaatacccAGCAATCCCAGTCTCTCACCTCCGGTCATCAAACCCCAGACTTGCCTTGAGATAAGTCTACTGCTCCTGCTAAATTAGGTGGCGGTTTTGTGAGGACTTGCTTCTaaggccccgctcctgccccttGGACCGGACTAGGACATGTGTCTGAGGAAGCAACTAGGCTGAGATGCACATAAAGCCCTTGCAGCGGTAGAAGGCAGCCCTTTGTGAACTCGGCCCAAGGGGCCGCAGGATCTAGCCAGCCCCAGAGAGCACAGAACTGGGCCCGGGGTTGAGTTATTCAAGCCTCAATAgcaagccagggagcaggggaacCAAGGCCGGGTTTGCTGTCATGCACTCAGACTGTTTCTGATTGGTTTCCATTCCAGCTTCACCTGGTCCGCAGCCAGGACCGACAGGAACGTCATCTCAGTCCTCTCCGGCCAGGTGGTGGAAGCGTTTGACAAGCAGTTCCAGGAGCTGTATCTCATGTCTCGGGGGGTCAGCCTGAAGTCCATTCCCATGGACGAGGAGCCGGAACCCGAGCCGTTCACTCTGCCCTCTCTCATGCCCGTGACCCCAGCCAACGCAGTGGTGAAGAAGCTGATTAACCCAAAATATGCCCTGGTGAAGGCCAAGAGCGCAGAACAGATCAGCAAGATGTCGTCAGAGAGGCAGGCGGGCACCGGCAGAAACATGATGGACAGCAAAAACAAGGCCCTTCCCGAGGGCCAAAGTGCCGAGCAGCAAAACGACATGGCTGACCTAGCCCCACCCATCCACCCTGGCCTCCTCAACATGGAGAAGGCCAACATGTTCGATTACCTGCCCACTTGGGTGGAGCCAGACCCAGACCCAAGCGAAATCTTGGGGTACATCAACATCATTGACCCCACTATAAAGAATGTGAAGCTGTCCCAAATGAACCGCATCAAGGTCTGTGACGTTGCCCAGGCCAATGTCCAGCACAGGCAGATGCTAAAGAACAAGGAGTTGGAAGCCAAGAGAAGCCAAGAGCCTTCTCCAGCCACCCCTCCGACCCCAATCAAGGAAGCTCCCAAGCCAGTAGAAAGCCCCAAAGCAAGGAGTCCTGGGGAGGACAAGAAAGGAGCTTTGGCTATCCTGGCCATGAGCCAGCACCTGAAGCAGCCCACAGCCACAGAGACGCAGAAGATGGACATCAGGCCCCCTGTGCCAAGGCCTCGGACTGTTGACGTCACGGACTTTATCTCCAAAAACGGCACGCTCTGCAAAGACACGGCTGCCCTGCTCGGGGACGCCAAGGAGCAGCTGCACCAGGGGGCTGAGCAAGCGAATGCAGATTACAGGCCGGATGAAAACCCCGCACAAGCTCCAGCCGCAGCCAGCCATCACCACCTGAGGAGGCAGGCGGCCGTATTCCAGGAAGCCCAGGGCACGGCAGCCATGTGTCCCGCGAACGGGCTGGACGGGGAGGACGATGAAGAGGACTATTTGACGCTCAGCGATCAGGAGAGCTATTCCAGCAGCTCGGCCACCCACAGCTACCACCCCTCCAATGCCTCCTCCACCTCGGACGAACTCTTCGAGGTGAGAGGTCGCTTTGGGCCGCTCCGGAGAACCAACTCCGATCACATCCCCAACGGGGGGAACCTGCACTTGCAAAGGAAAATGAGCGACCCCCACATCAGCCGGGGCACCTACGTCAGCCCCCTGGGGAGCCTGCAGTCGCCGCCAAACGTGCGCTTGGAGGACGCGGGCCTGAGACGGGACGATGCTACCGAGGTGATCAGGTGTGTGCTGGGAACGGGCAATAGCCCGCGCACTGTCCTGGATGGAAAGGGAGCACTCGCCAGCAAGGCCGGGCAGGTAGGACGGCTTGTCGTATCAGCCTCTTCTTTGATTCCTTCTCCTGCCCTGGAGCCTGGCTGCGCTCCGCGTGCTGCTCGGGGCCGGCCTTAGGGACCATGGCACCCTGGGTGAgcttgtattttggcacccctgctgcctcctccggCCCCCCCACGCATCCCTCctagcccctgctgcctccccgggctcccccatcactcctcccaccccccgctgccttcccaggccccccacccatcttccccgccccctgctgcttccctgggctcctccccattgcccctggcccccgctgtctccccaggctccccccgacccccattgccccggcccccgctgcctcccccagtcctccccctctcccactgccTCTCTGGGCTCCCTACTCCCCCAGACCCTCACTgcctccccatccatcccctcagacccctgctgcctctccgggctcccccccccacaccattcCCCCCTGGCCCACAGGTCCCTCTGTCTCCCCACCTTTGCCCGGAGCTCCCTTCTACAACCTCGCACCCCAGGCCCTCCCCAGTCCATGCCTCTAGACCACGGCACCTGGGTGGTTGCCCATGTGGTCCAcccataaggccagccctgatgcTGCTACCTCTGGGATCCTAGGTACGTCCTGGGGTGGCTCGACCGTATGCTTACCCAAGCGGGACGTTACCtctccagctgctgtgcagacgtAGCCTGCGAGAGAGGCTAAGGGCcacctgggagcagagcagaaacacccccccacaccccctcgtGAAGCTCTTTTCACCAAGCCATATTTCAGGCTCCAGGAAAAGGCCCTTTCAGCAACAAACACATGTGCCATGGCATGACGCACAGGTGGGGCCAGGGTGGCCCAGGCAGGTgggtccctcccaggcttgctgtttAGCTCCTGATAAAAAAACGATTAGCATCAAAGAGAACAGCACCTGGCGCGGAATGACTCAGAGGCACACGGCGACAGTGCAGTGAAATAGGGATGGTGGAGAACATTGCAACAGTCCACAGTCAGCACTTTTCAGGCCTACTCACTCTGCAGAGCCACAGCAAGGAACATGCTGATCATTTGGGCTTGGTTTTATTTGTGGGACAGCTGTTCCCACAAGGTGTGGCTGTGCCCGGACACGCCCCGCTTTTTAGCATCGAACACTGAGGTTGCTGGTTCGCTGCTCAGCTCTTGCTACATTTCCTTTTCTAAAGGCACAAAAATTAGTCCAGGGCCAGCTTTCCCTTTCCACCTTTCAGTGCGTTCCATCATTCGGGAACTGATCCTCCACTGGCAGAAATTGGAGCTACCCAGGTGTACAGGATCTCAGAATCCAGTCCTCAATGTAGCTCTAATCTCTATAGGTAATGAAATTTACCAGCCCAGACCCAATATATGCTCGCCCTTACGTCCCTGCGAAGATGCTAAGCTAACAGCCAATGCAGTTTAACTCATTCATCCGAAAATCCCAGCACTGTGTAAAGCTGGCTGTGCCAAAACCTTTCAAGCATTGCTATAAAGCAGTCTGCTCTGGCCCCGCTTCCCAGCCAATGTGTCCAAAAACTGGCCAGGTAGCTTTGTCTTGTGATTAGTGTTCTTACAATAGCTTCCTCAAGACTTTTGAAGGAAAAAGACACCAAGGAGTCAAGTGGTCATCCTTAGGAACACACAAGAAATCTCAACCAGCTCATTCACAAACACTAAGCCGTTATCAAGCCAAATTCCTCCCTGGTGTAACCTGTAGAAGCCCAGAATCCACAGGGTCATTAATGGAAGAGTTACACCAGATAGGAATGTGGCCCAGCAGCTAGCGATGGGCCTAAACTGCAACCCTCTCCTCTGAACCTTTGTGAACTTCGGTGGGGCATTAAGGATCCAGCGTCCCAAAGCTCAGCCAGTCTGTGGAGTTTTGGTTCCAAATTGAACCCCGAAGTGGAAAGGGCCTATTTCCCATTTGGATGCTGCTGAAATCTCACCACATCAGATGATCTTGCAAAGCTTGCACCATTTTGCAAggctttaaaccatgatttgaggacttcactagctcagacataggtgagaggtttatcgcaggagtgggtgagtgagattctgtggcctgcattgtgcaggaggtcggactagatgatcataattttcccttctgaccttaatatctatgagtctataagaAGAGCTGGTGCCACTGAATTTCAGCCCTAgccctgttccccccaccccccaccacacacatcccTAGACCCAACTGGGATTGAAACACCCCATCTCCAACACAACAACATAACACTCCTTCCAAAGCATTTCACTAGCTGTATGATtacaccaccactgaaatgcagccacctctgtggtGGGGGACTGCAGCCCACGGTGCCCTGCACACACtaggaggggaaaaggggaacTTTTGACCAAGGATACTCAGGCAAATCCCATGCTTTTTGAAGAGCACCCTGCGGGCTGGCTAGTGTCCATGCAGAGGGACTCAGCATGCTGCCCCAATCCCCTGTGCAATGTGGCGCAAGCTGCCCTTCTGAACCGCAGCAGCTTTTGCTCAGTGACAGGCAAATTATAAAACCCTACCGACACTTCCCCTTTGCTGTGTCTGTACCTCACCTGGATAGAGAACCCGGCTGATCATCCCCGGCATGATGATAACCCCCAACGGCAGCATTTTCAAATAGCTCGCCAGGATGGAGCCGGCCTTGGCGTGACTCAGGTTCTTAGCCGAGAGAGACCTTTGCACAATGACCTGCAAGAGAGATGGAGACATGACCAGTTGCAGCTTAGTGCTTGAGAAATTGGGCCTCAACCCCTGTGTCATGTCCAAACTCGACCCAAATTTTGCAGCCCAGCCCATCTGGTCCTTGCATCCTGCagggctgcagttctgctccGAACAGGATCTGCTGGGATTATTCCAGAAGATCAGAACGGCCCAGTGCCGCCCATGGACTTCCCCCGCTGGAGATCCCAGCTCCCTGCATGCAAGGTTCCACCTTGCCCGCCACGGGGCTGAAGCgagagcactgcatgctgggatacGTCGTCTCCGCAGGTCGCAGCCTTGCACACGGGAGCAGGAACGCAGCTGCGCTCGGCCGTGGTTGAGATCAATCAGGTGGGATTGCTGGGTTCCGAGCCAGCGGCTAACGCGACACTCAGCCTGGCAAGGCGGGAGCGCTGCTCGGTGACAGGCTCTGGGTCTTTGTTCCCCGGGTCAGTGAGGCTATGTCTGCACGACGCGGTAGCCGTGTACTACGCGGTGGGGGGCGGGTTTTACCGCCGAAAGCGCAGCCTAGACAAAGCCTTCGAGCAAGGGGAGAATTTGCAGGAGAATGTGCCCGTGTATATTGAGAGACAGAAGCATTGTTAAGTCCTCGGTTCAGTGTGGCACATTCCCGTTCACGCTGACCCTCTCTATCCTGTAATGAAGgagccatttcccccccacacaatTAAATTCCAGATTCCCCTCAAAAATGTATATCTACACGTAAACGACAGCACGGCCATCCAAccctacacacacaaacccactagCGCTCACTGCCTCCCATGACCATGCCTGCCCCTCCTGCTTTGCGTGCTGTGCCTCTCTGTGCTGTCCTTACAAGCGGGCTGAGAGCACTGGGCAGAGCGTCCCACCGCTCCGTCCCCGTCTCTGCGGTGCCGTAGCAGTGAGCGGAGGAGGGGGGGCACAATGGACGGAGCATTCCCAGAGCGTGCGAGGCCTGACACTGTCATCTTCAAAGCACCAAACAGACACTCGCCCACACAGCCTCACTCACGAAGCTGTTGCATTAGTgctcccatttcacagatggggaaaccgaggcagaggcGTTCAGTGCCTTGCCCAAGCAACTCAATAGCAAAGCCAAGAACATAGAGCAAGGGTGGCTGGTTCCCAGGTCTCTGCTGGCACCAAGCTTCTCCCATCGATGGCAGGGCCGGATTCGGAGCCTCTCCTAAAACAGCCAAGTCAGTGGAAGggctgcaaaaaaacccagctcAGCTAAACAGCCCCTGCCAACCCCCACGGCTTCATTCTCAGGGGCTCAGCAGCTCTCTGTATTACTGGGCCACCTGTTCAGAGGTGCCAAGTGCTCCTGACCCCTGACCCGTTGCTGTTGTAATCTCGGGGCCCGGGAAAGGCCTGCGTCGGTGACCTCCCTAAGCAGCAGCATCGCTCTGGAGGGGCCGGAAGCCTTGTCCCAAGTCAGAACGGCCAGGCTTTCCCTGACATTGTGCCTTGACCCGTTGTCTACAGCTGCAACCAGCAGGCACCCCACAGCCACCACGAAGCTACCGCGGGCTCACTCCTCACGCCTCAGGCCCACAGACCCAAGCGACCAACCCAGGCGGGGGCTGGCCCAGGCAGTCGAGTGGCTCTTTCCCGGCCTTTCCGTCCGACCAGCCGGGGAAGATGCCGAGTGTGGAGGCTGCTCTCGCGTCCCTGTCGCAGTGACTCAGAGGAACTCGCACGGCTGAATCACGGCCACGCGGCGCAAGAACCGGCCTGCTGGTCTCACCTGGGATTTCCCCTGACAAGGAACCTAAATGAGGCTGATTCACAGTAGATGGCACAGGGGCAGAATGGGGAGGTGCCACCTCACAAGTATCGACCGGGGCACTCATCACTCATCCAAAGCTCTTCGAGAGGAAGGACGGTCCAGGGGTTGGGATGCCAACCTGGGCCTGGAGAGAGACCCAGCTTCGAGTTCTTGTTCCACCACAGACTCCAtgagatcttgggcaagtcacttcgtctcgctgtgtctcagtttcccatctagaAAGCGGGGTGTTGGGAGGCCCAGGCCATTCAGAGTGGGAGGCTATGGGAAGAAGGCACAGAGTGGCAGGGCCAGACCTGCAGCCTAATGGGTCACCTGCAAGGAGCCCATGTGTTTTGGCTCAGATCTTCGTGCCAGGGATCCTGTTTGCTGACGAGGCGTGGTGGAAACACGCACGGTGCATTGCCTGGGTTCCTAGTAATTGTCTCTGTTATCTAAATATTTGCTCTTGTCTCAACACGTTAAAGCCTTCGCAGCTCAGGCTTTTGCACAGCACCATCCAGCTGGAAACAGAGGGAGACAAATATCAAAGTCTATGTAAGTGGTGGATTAAGACTATTGGGGCCCGGACCCGATGTAAAGGCCCCTCTACACAACTAATCAACCCCCACAATGCTACAGTGCTGCTGGCCCTCTGCCCTACCAATGTCACCTCCTGCTCCATCCTTCTCAGGTGCCATCTTCCCCACCACTCAAATTGGTTGGCCCGTGGGCCCCTCCAAGCCCAGAGCCTGGACTTGCAGCTACATGAATCTTGCCTTAAGCCACACAGAGGGTCACAATGGGTGTTTAGGCTACTGTACAGAGGCAGAGCATTGAGGTATCTCTGGAGACTTACGGGATGCTGTGAATTTCTGGGGGAAATAGAGGGCAAGCTATCACAGAAACCCCATTGGGAAATGCTGGGTTAAGGCTTAATTCTCTCTCTTGGGAGTTTCCAGCGACCCCAAACCCGAGGAGAATTATAGCTAGGGAACAGCAAAGGGACTCGCCCAAGGttgcacagtgagtcagtggcaaagccagaccCACTCATAGCATTTCAAGAGCGTGTCCAACCAATTCTTGCCAGTAACCATTATTCTCTTCTCTTGTCTTTATCAAACAGGGCCAGCCTTTCCACCACTATGTATCCAGGAACCCAGCATGCCCAGGACAAGGCAGAGGGGGCATCCACGCCCTGAGACATGAGAAAAACCCAGGGCCTAGCAAATACAAGGCGGACGGAACCAGTGCTAAAAAACCCACCGCAACCACCAGCCCCCCGCCATACTGGCAAAGCAAAGGTTTCAGTTCCACTAGGAACGTGCAGCCCGGCCACCTCTCACAAAGCATCAGCAGAGCAACTGGCAAGCCCTTGTCCTCCCTCCCAGAAAACCAGAGGACAGCGGACGAAGTGAGGATGCCACTTGGCATCCCGCTCACCAAACTCTCACAGTTCAAGCACCTCAAGACCAAGGCGGGTGGAGGCCAGCAGGTTTCCACCGACTCCAAACGGAGGCTCCCTGGGGCCGCCAGCCGCAAGGACCAGTAGGCACCGAAGCAGGTGGACTGCAAGTATTCAGAGGCCATTGAGCGGGGAGGTGCAATTCCGCGAGGGAGGGGGAACATGTTTACATTTACCTGGTCGGTGCACCAGTACCAAGTGGCCAAGACCGACAGCCCGAAAGTCATGCCGGTCCAGGGGAGGTCTCCCGAGACGGGATCTCGGAAGAGGTGCATAGCGTCAACTCTGGGCAGGTGGCATGTTGTGTTGGGGATAATCTTGGCCGGAACAGCCTTTAAATAAgcctctgccaggttctggtatCCTCCGATCTTGCTAAAGGCTggaagggaatggggaggggaggctgattAGAGCACTGAAATACAAGCAGATCAGCTGGCAGAATCTTTCCTCCCTTCCCGCTTGCCccgaggggcagggcctgggaaagAACCACCACACGTTGCAGTGGAATTTTATTCTTATTTAAGAGACACGTGCATCAGCTAGTGTTTTGCATAGTTGGGCCCGGTAGATTCGTGCTCCCCCACAGGGGACACATCCCGGGTCCTGGATCCAGGCTCCCCATCGGGACGCTCTTGCCACTGAGTTTGTATTTCCAACGAGTCACTTTTATTAAAGCACAAAGGTCCCCGGGCAGTGGGACATTCTTGTTGAAGTGGTAAACGCGACCAGAGGAGGTAGCGACTGACCTGATTCGTGACGGGGCTAAGTGCAGGGTCCACCCTTTGGCTCAGGGGTCAGACCATTTTGTATCGATCTAGGTAGTGACCTGATAGCCCCATCGTCTCTGGGCCCCTAGACCCAAGTGCAATACAGACTCACTTCGCTGGGTTTTCTTAGGGTCCATCTACACTGCGAgcggaggtgtgactgcagcaggtGTAGACATATCTGAGCTCGCTTTGACCTAGCTAGCGTGGGCTGTCCAAGCCCGCCAGGCGTCCTGGGTAGGTACTCGAGTGGCTAGACCGTACTGCTGTTGGGACAGGAGCTAGCTAGACCAGAGCTAGCGCAGGGATGTCTAGACGTGCTGCATTCACATCTCCGGCTGCAGCGCAGATGTACCCTGAGAAATGGCATCTTCTCTCCGGGGCACTTAATTCCCCGGGGTGaaagtgacacctgtgcaaaagGCCTAGCTCCCCGCTCTCCCCAAATCATCCCCAGCCTGGGCAGCCACTCGCAAATGAACCCCATGCgatagaccccccccccaccccctcagcagCCAGCTTTCAGCGCCACCCCGCCACTCCCAGTCCCACCAGCTTAAGCAGTGGTGACATTCATTGGGGCACAAGGATCTTGCAGAGCACCCAGCTGCCCGACAGCCCCGATGCCTGCAGCCCCGAGTAGTGCTGCCATGTGGGAAGCCAGGCTTGCTTCCTCGCAGCCGGTGGGAGACGGAGGCTAAATTCACCTTGCAGTTGCCCCACTAAAGGCAGTGGGATTACCCTGGCTAGCCGGGAGGAGATTTTGGCCGCGGATGCATGGGAAGGCAACATACTTGGCTTgcaaaaggaggagggaggatgcccctccccttcctcagcaCTTCCTTCCAAGCCAATCCGTGCAGGAGCAGGAACACCCCTGTCTGTGGCAGCTTCACACGAGAGCAGGCGCTGCAGGGGTGTTTGCATCCCATCCCCAGCACACGGTGCCGCACAGCGACCGTTACGCCCAAGAGGAGCTGCCAGAGTCTCCTCTTGCCCAAGCCCATGCCAGGCCATGCCCCCGCTGGGCACCAAGCACAGACTCCCGCGCCGCAGCGGACGGGGCAGAGGCGAGGTAGCCGTCTGGGGGAAGGTTGAGGAAGCAGCCCCACTATGAAGGGCTGGGCGAACCCCAGGCCCGGATATCAGGGGCTGCTTTTAGCACAACCTGTCGTGTTTGGggctgaatttattttaaagcgATGGGCGGGGTGGAGGGAGCAGCTTGTCTCTGTCTCACCTTCTGTTCCTCCTCTGCGCTGCTGCTTTGTGAGAATCAGAGCGGGGCCTGAACTGGGAGCCAGAtctaatgcccccccccccccagctccgacCCCCCAACTCTCAGCACCTTGGCATTAGCAGCAGGTTAGATTCGTGGGGTTACCAGATCAGTATTGACCCTCCCACCGTCCCCTCACACTTCCTTTCTGTGCCCTTTGAAGGGGTCTGTGGCAGGGCTGCCATCCTCATGACTAGCTAGTGCCCATAAGTCACAGCGGCTGGCAGCCGAGAGAATTAACAGTGCAGCCCATGGAAACCAAACGCCCTGGTAATGCTCCTCTGGGCCCAGGCCAAAACTGGGGGCCAGGTAAAAGGCCTGGCCATCTGCTGGGTCTGCCCCATGGAGCAGATAAGGAAGTAGATAAGTAagtattgtttactacttctcataccacaagaactaggggtcaccaaatgaaataaataggcagcaggtttaaaacaaataaaaggaagtatttcttcacacaatgaacagtcaacctgtggaactccttgccagaggatgttgtgaaggccaagaccataacagggctcaaaaaagaactagataaattcatggaaggaaggtccatcaatggctattagccaggatgggcagggatggtgtccctagcctctgtttgccagaagctgggaatgggcaacaggggatggatcacttgatgattccctgttc
This window of the Chelonia mydas isolate rCheMyd1 chromosome 10, rCheMyd1.pri.v2, whole genome shotgun sequence genome carries:
- the FAM83G gene encoding protein FAM83G translates to MALSQVQCLDDSHVNWRSSESKPEFFYSEGQRLALEALVSKGPEAFYEVLKKESIRDFLSELELKKIMESLETYDPGSEYIPRHGAGDSDGDCTSQGGEGELAPSLQYWPQRSDRSIPQLDLGWPETAAYRGVTRATVYMQPPIDGQAHIKEVVRKMIVQAQKVVAVVMDMFTDVDIFKDLLDAGFKRKVGVYIIVDETNVKYFLQMCERAQMHAGHLKNLRVRCTGGTEFFTRSATKFKGALAQKFMFLDGDRAMCGSYSFTWSAARTDRNVISVLSGQVVEAFDKQFQELYLMSRGVSLKSIPMDEEPEPEPFTLPSLMPVTPANAVVKKLINPKYALVKAKSAEQISKMSSERQAGTGRNMMDSKNKALPEGQSAEQQNDMADLAPPIHPGLLNMEKANMFDYLPTWVEPDPDPSEILGYINIIDPTIKNVKLSQMNRIKVCDVAQANVQHRQMLKNKELEAKRSQEPSPATPPTPIKEAPKPVESPKARSPGEDKKGALAILAMSQHLKQPTATETQKMDIRPPVPRPRTVDVTDFISKNGTLCKDTAALLGDAKEQLHQGAEQANADYRPDENPAQAPAAASHHHLRRQAAVFQEAQGTAAMCPANGLDGEDDEEDYLTLSDQESYSSSSATHSYHPSNASSTSDELFEVRGRFGPLRRTNSDHIPNGGNLHLQRKMSDPHISRGTYVSPLGSLQSPPNVRLEDAGLRRDDATEVIRCVLGTGNSPRTVLDGKGALASKAGQGQPFHHYVSRNPACPGQGRGGIHALRHEKNPGPSKYKADGTSAKKPTATTSPPPYWQSKGFSSTRNVQPGHLSQSISRATGKPLSSLPENQRTADEVRMPLGIPLTKLSQFKHLKTKAGGGQQVSTDSKRRLPGAASRKDQ